From one Sciurus carolinensis chromosome 9, mSciCar1.2, whole genome shotgun sequence genomic stretch:
- the LOC124992542 gene encoding keratin-associated protein 19-9b-like: MSYYYGNYYGGLGYGLGGFSGLGYGYGSRYGLGGYGGYGYGYFHPSFYRGYYSSGFY, from the coding sequence ATGAGCTACTACTATGGCAACTACTATGGTGGCCTTGGCTATGGCCTTGGTGGTTTCAGTGGCTTGGGCTATGGCTATGGCTCCCGCTATGGCCTTGGGGGCTATGGTGGTTATGGCTATGGCTACTTCCATCCCTCTTTCTATAGAGGATACTATTCATCCGGATTTTACTGA